One genomic region from Cryptococcus gattii WM276 chromosome C, complete sequence encodes:
- a CDS encoding uncharacterized protein (Similar to TIGR gene model, INSD accession AAW42361.1), translated as MSIALWVVVYSPQIWENYQLKSGEGLSVPFIILWLLGDITNLFGGVMAHLLPTVIILAVYYTVCDLVLLFQVYYYRRFPSPNAHQHISSDESTPLLPEPRQPKPLLPPVIEYPVLLGFVLLAGAGAWFLTDQNEVHIPEEPEVTIEWKSQVLGWASAVLYLGSRIPQIVHNYKTRCAGLSLAMFFFAISGNITYVLSILLKSLNPRWILANAPWLAGSGLTVFLDLFVLGQFIVFSWQDEKRKTTSDEVDTEEEDVLI; from the exons ATGTCTATCGCCCTTTGGGTCGTGGTCTACAGCCCGCAAATTTGGGAGAATTACCAGCTCAAGTCTGGTGAAGGTCTCTCAGTCCCGTTTATCATTTTATGGTTACTAGGAGACATTACAAATTTATTTGGTGGCGTGATGGCGCATCTGTTACCTACCGTCATAATCCTTGCCGTCTAT TATACTGTTTGTGATTTGGTTCTGCTTTTCCAAGTTTATTACTATCGTCGCTTCCCTTCACCCAACGCTCACCAACATATTTCATCCGATGAATCCACGCCTCTTCTCCCGGAGCCTCGGCAGCCCAAACCTCTTTTGCCTCCAGTTATCGAATACCCTGTGCTGCTTGGATTCGTTTTGCTTGCTGGTGCTGGTGCTTGGTTCCTTACCGATCAGAATGAAGTCCACATCCCCGAAGAGCCGGAAGTGACCATTGAATGGAAGAGCCAGGTTTTGGGCTGGGCAAGTGCTGTTCTATATTTGGGCAGTCGCATACCCCAGATTGTACACAACTA CAAGACAAGGTGCGCCGGTCTTTCACTCGCCATGTTCTTCTTCGCGATCTCTGGCA ATATAACCTATGTGCTCTCAATCCTTCTCAAATCTCTCAATCCTCGCTGGATCCTCGCCAACGCTCCCTGGCTTGCCGGGTCCGGCCTCACGGTTTTTCTCGATCTATTTGTCCTTGGCCAGTTCATCGTCTTTAGCTGGCAGGacgagaagaggaaaacGACGTCTGACGAGGTGGATactgaggaagaggatgtATTGATATAA
- a CDS encoding uncharacterized protein (Similar to TIGR gene model, INSD accession AAW42363.1) produces MYLGLETESAFLTHRLSVTQSDKQPSSSGLDGRPEGVATFPGHSRGSHFHKGNAQVNEPPKVEGRTGLSSRPKPQSSPRTRTKPGPMVGPSEAGKSQLGRPLVPLISPISLSDTSNLQLSPVISKSSFSDDGSPVMPPPSRIPTRAHLKSREGSVPDSSLTTDGPHSMLGLSLSSAIPIATGRTSRSPHLHGEISVTQVKELADGPSAKRSGGQFSGELEHRRFREDSPPLDPARITEGFIKNELPPFIMSPEEALRIAERGHDFESDDNVQLRDLRHLELDPHIVTGASQEMGLAERKGEKRKRAVTLKTGGRNSHIAARSSNRVWEPDFERPVFGNSSLKAAKSRIQTGSTPPAAAISYPISQTSRSISMKAFSSTPRTPPSHNTLPDSSSRLGVAAHLIPPESTCKPPEGANWDEVVLPTVAKKLGIREARNIDKVDSEPDAEDLAVEWDKNGTPIKWVKKKMEDSTPLDKQTDFETKSLNSKLMGLRFNPTLEPSPDSPFRQSNYDTQRLDTIGLGPQREAPGPYTTPPPLLKTISQTSIAQKSSLLKKASMQSVTKPPSLRSVQGVSPAQPPTSGATHHITDAVYEKSMDKHSGVTSVNANLSGVSNVQSEKAMGSRPNKKAKEDSHSKDCGCAVM; encoded by the exons ATGTACCTAGGCCTCGAGACTGAGTCGGCTTTTCTCACCCACCGTCTGTCCGTTACACAGTCTGACAAGCAACCCTCATCATCTGGACTTGATGGCCGACCTGAAGGAGTAGCAACTTTCCCTGGGCATTCGAGGGGAAGTCACTTCCATAAAGGCAATGCTCAGGTGAATGAACCGCCCAAAGTGGAGGGCAGAACTGGTCTTTCCAGTCGCCCAAAACCTCAATCCTCGCCTAGAACTAGAACGAAGCCTGGACCGATGGTTGGTCCTAGTGAAGCCGGCAAAAGTCAGTTGGGTCGGCCTTTAGTGCCTCTCATCTCGCCTATTTCTCTGTCGGACACTTCCAATCTACAACTTTCGCCAGTCATATCCAAATCCTCGTTTTCAGATGACGGCTCCCCGGTTATGCCCCCTCCCTCCCGGATACCGACTCGTGCACATTTAAAGTCTCGCGAAGGGTCAGTTCCCGACTCGTCTTTGACAACTGATGGGCCCCACTCGATGTTAGGTCTTTCGTTATCGTCAGCAATACCCATTGCAACAGGAAGAACGAGTCGATCACCGCATTTGCACGGGGAGATATCAGTTACGCAAGTTAAAGAACTCGCAGATGGTCCTTCTGCAAAAAGATCAGGGGGACAGTTCTCAGGAGAACTGGAGCATAGGCGTTTCCGGGAAGATTCCCCTCCACTCGATCCAGCTCGAATAACCGAAGGTTTCATCAAAAACGAACTTCCGCCTTTCATAATGTCACCGGAAGAAGCCTTACGTATTGCAGAGCGAGGCCACGACTTTGAATCTGACGATAATGTACAACTGCGGGACTTGCGTCATCTTGAGCTGGATCCGCATATTGTCACTGGTGCATCTCAGGAAATGGGGCTTGCGGAAAGGAAGGgggaaaagagaaaaagagcGGTCACCTTGAAGACAGGCGGTAGGAATAGTCACATTGCAGCACGATCGAGTAACAGAGTCTGGGAACCTGACTTTGAGCGTCCTGTGTTCGGAAATTCTTCACTAAAAGCAGCAAAATCCCGAATTCAGACGGGCAGCACTCCACCTGCCGCTGCCATCTCGTATCCGATCTCGCAGACTTCACGGTCGATTTCTATGAAAGCGTTTTCTTCTACTCCTCGTACCCCACCCTCCCATAATACTTTACCCGATTCTTCTTCCCGCCTTGGTGTTGCTGCCCATCTTATCCCTCCGGAAAGTACTTGCAAACCGCCCGAAGGAGCTAATTGGGACGAAGTAGTGTTGCCTACTGTGGCCAAGAAGCTGGGGATTAGGGAAGCAAGGAATATCGACAAGGTCGATTCAGAGCCAGATGCTGAAGATTTAGCAGTCGAGTGGGACAAGAATGGAACACCTATTAAAtgggtgaagaagaaaatggAAGATAGTACGCCTTTAGACAAACAGACCGAC TTTGAAACCAAATCACTCAATAGCAAACTCATGGGGTTGCGTTTTAACCCAACTCTGGAACCTTCGCCCGATAGTCCTTTTCGTCAATCGAATTATGATACCCAACGTCTTGATACTATTGGGCTTGGCCCTCAGCGCGAAGCGCCAGGCCCGTATACAACTCCGCCGCCGCTATTAAAAACCATCTCGCAGACCAGCATCGCTCAGAAATCTTCCTTGCTCAAAAAGGCAAGCATGCAAAGCGTCACAAAACCGCCTTCTCTAAGGTCTGTGCAGGGAGTTTCTCCTGCGCAACCACCGACATCTGGTGCTACACATCACATCACAGATGCGGTCTACGAGAAAAGTATGGATAAACACAGCGGAGTGACCTCTGTGAACGCGAACCTTTCAGGAGTCAGTAATGTACAGTCTGAGAAAGCTATGGGCTCTAGACCAAACAAGAAGGCTAAAGAAGATAGCCACAGCAAAGATTGTGGTTGTGCTGTAATGTGA
- a CDS encoding uncharacterized protein (Similar to TIGR gene model, INSD accession AAW42365.1), with protein sequence MQAQFSGIDEPSEAADYTPAPEGAGEDEGEVLEEDDEGVQEVDDEGVQEVDDEGEAEDAEDKPLVLEHSNPHLRALNDGSSESRQKSTRSPEAQSTPQSVQPPPDTDHASLKQVEDVHEASEAPSESVHENNAPQKEESFAGPSAITDEATHDAPIPPHHQIPANAVEVANIPPNESEVGKGSLGEEEKTGLEVRQAEDGDAAMGPPVAEEKMDVDSPVAKEDEGLVHGEMEPPVPELAVEGVDEPVEVEQE encoded by the coding sequence ATGCAGGCTCAATTTTCCGGTATAGATGAGCCTTCAGAAGCTGCCGACTATACTCCCGCACCTGAAGGCGCGGGCGAAGACGAGGGAGAGGTCCTCGAAGAGGATGACGAAGGTGTTCAAGAAGTAGATGACGAAGGTGTTCAAGAAGTAGATGACGAAGGGGAAGCCGAAGATGCCGAGGATAAGCCCCTTGTACTCGAGCATTCAAATCCTCACCTCAGAGCCCTAAATGATGGCAGTTCGGAATCACGGCAAAAATCAACGCGCAGCCCTGAAGCGCAATCTACACCACAGTCTGTGCAGCCACCCCCTGATACGGACCATGCCTCTCTTAAACAGGTAGAAGATGTTCATGAGGCATCTGAGGCTCCGAGTGAGTCTGTGCATGAAAATAATGCTCCACAGAAGGAGGAATCATTTGCTGGACCTAGTGCTATAACAGATGAGGCTACCCATGATGCTCCTAttcctcctcatcaccAAATTCCTGCCAACGCCGTCGAAGTCGCTAATATCCCGCCCAATGAAAGCGAAGTGGGCAAAGGATCGCtaggggaagaggaaaagacTGGATTGGAAGTGCGGCAAGCGGAGGACGGTGATGCTGCAATGGGGCCTCCGGTGGcggaggagaagatggatgTCGATAGCCCAGTAGcgaaagaagatgaggggCTGGTCCATGGAGAAATGGAGCCTCCAGTACCAGAGCTAGCTGTCGAGGGAGTAGATGAACCCGTAGAAGTTGAGCAGGAGTAA
- a CDS encoding Elongation factor 1-beta (ef-1-beta), putative (Similar to TIGR gene model, INSD accession AAW42367.1) has product MASTIDLKQLEQHLATRSYVDGFKPTTADVEIYKSLGSAPEATFAHCHRWYTHIASFADEFDSLPAGTNPFSSAAAAEEDDEVDLFGSDDEEADVEAERIKAERIAKYNEAKEAKKQEKLAAGKTLEVAKSVVTLQVKPWDDETDMQALEDGVRAIEKDGLVWGASKLVPVGYGIKMLQINLVIEDAKISLDELQEEIAELEDYVQSSDVAAMQKL; this is encoded by the exons ATGGCCTCCACCATCGACCTTAAGCAACTCGAGCAGCACCTTGCTACCCGATCCTACGTCGACGG CTTCAAGCCCACCACCGCCGACGTTGAGATCTACAAGTCTCTCGGCTCTG CCCCTGAGGCCACCTTCGCTCACTGCCACAGGTGGTACACCCACATTGCCTCTTTTGCCGACGAGTTTGACTCCCTTCCCGCCGGCACTAATCCCTTCTCTTCTGCCGCTGCCGCCGAGgaggacgatgaggttgacCTTTTCGGCtctgatgatgaggaagcCGATGTGGAGGCTGAGAGGATCAAGGCCGAACGAATTGCTAAGTACAACGAGGCTAAGGAGGCCAAGAAGCAGGAGAAGCTTGCTGCTGGTAAGACCCTCGAGGTCGCCAAGTCTGTTGTCACTCTCCAGGTCAAGCCTTGGGATGACGAGACTGACATGCAGGCTCTTGAGGACGGTGTGAGGGCTATTGAGAAGGACGGTCTTGTCTGGGGTGCGAGCAAGCTTGTCCCTGTTGGCTACG GTATCAAGATGCTCCAAATCAACCTTGTTATCGAGGACGCCAAGATCTCCCTCGACGAGCTCCAAGAGGAGATTGCCGAGCTTGAGGACTACGTCCAGTCTTCCGATGTCGCCGCCATGCAGAAGCTTTAA
- a CDS encoding alpha-1,6-mannosyltransferase, putative (Similar to TIGR gene model, INSD accession AAW42684.1): MAQTQSAPPSVSPTRTRCLNIVLCLLPFLVTFAHVFLSPYTKVEESFTLHAVHDVLAYGFNPHNLRLWDHVTFPGAVPRSFIPPALLGILAYPFSVVSVAAGAIKTKFGVQILVRLVLASLFSYSFNKLAYSIQKTFSVSVRVWFTLLSLSSFHIPYYAGRTLPNFMALPGVLWSISHVMTAQTATSGADRVASLRKAVIALTALATIVRLELALCVIPLALSLLINGQAGFGQVLKWGILGGFGSLSISSAVDYHLWLPTLSHPSFPFKSHFQLFWPEFSGLIYNAVEGHSAEWGVMPWHYYLSGSLPKLLAGNALLVGIAVGGWLLNKIDFDTVVKKAGDWDRLTGVGGVNKVIKIWALSVMAVIGGLSFLGHKEWRFILPVLPIFHIISALSASSLWSLRPSKLRNLTRLFVLGALGLNLLATIVTTLLSMGNYPGGEVWKVLENIPGLHKQNASIYFPSYPLQTGATLFTFIHDHSVDGTGHLGPWSAFPEAKEPRWIYNKSEDKMMEDPLSVWESGIDFVVTGDYDQFLALPNKWVEVASVEGLDSVGRRPGTYRVEAKWGRKLAVLQRRENIQEG; encoded by the exons ATGGCTCAAACACAGTCAGCCCCCCCTTCTGTCTCCCCAACTCGGACCCGTTGCTTAAACATCGTCCTCTGCCTCCTCCCCTTTTTGGTGACCTTCGCCCACGTCTTCCTGTCCCCATATACCAAAGTAGAAGAGAGCTTTACTCTGCATGCTGTGCACGATGTCCTGGCCTATGGATTTAACCCACATAACTTGCGACTT TGGGATCATGTCACGTTCCCAGGCGCAGTTCCTCGCTCCTTTATCCCCCCCGCCCTCTTGGGCATTCTAGCTTATCCGTTTTCTGTGGTCTCAGTGGCCGCTGGAGCTATCAAGACCAAGTTTGGTGTACAAATCCTGG TCCGACTTGTCCTTGCTTCGCTTTTCTCCTATTCTTTCAACAAGCTCGCATACAGTATTCAAAAGACATTCAGTGTCTCCGTAAGGGTGTGGTTTACATTGCTCAGCTTGAGCTCGTTCCATATCCCTTATTACGCTGGGAGAACATTGCCTAATTTCATGGCCCTTCCAGGAG TATTATGGAGTATCTCACATGTCATGACTGCTCAAACTGCTACTTCCGGGGCGGACAGAGTTGCCAGCCTTCGCAAGGCTGTCATTGCCCTCACTGCGCTAGCTACGATCGTCCGCCTCGAACTCGCTCTTTGTGTTATCCCCCTTGCTCTGAGCTTGCTGATAAACGGGCAAGCCGGTTTCGGCCAAGTATTAAAATGGGGTATCCTCGGAGGGTTTGGTTCTTTGT CAATTTCCTCCGCCGTAGACTACCATCTTTGGCTCCCTACTCTTTCCCATCCCTCATTCCCTTTCAAGTCACACTTCCAACTTTTCTGGCCAGAGTTCTCCGGGCTCATATATAACGCTGTGGAAGGGCACTCTGCAGAATGGGGTGTCATGCCGTGGCACTATTACCTCTCGGGCTCTCTGCCCAAATTGCTTGCAGGGAATGCTTTGCTTGTGGGTATCGCTGTGGGTGGTTGGCTATTGAACAAGATAGATTTTGACACGGTGGTCAAAAAAGCAGGAGATTGGGACAGATTGACGGGTGTTGGAGGAGTGAATAAAGTGATCAAGATTTGGGCTTTGAGTGTGATGGCTGTTATTGGGGGGCTGAGCTTTCTGGGTCACAAG GAATGGCGCTTTATCCTTCCCGTACTCCCAATCTTTCATATTATTTCTGCTTTATCTGCCTCGTCGCTGTGGTCACTCAGACCGTCCAAGCTGCGCAATCTCACGCGCCTCTTTGTCTTGGGTGCCTTAGGACTGAACTTGCTCGCAACAATTGTGACGACTTTGTTGAGTATGGGAAATTACCCTGGGGGAGAGGTGTGGAAGGTTTTGGAGAATATACCTGGACTGCATAAGCAAAATGCCTCAATCTACTTCCCATCCTATCCTCTTCAAACCGGTGCCACGTTGTTCACCTTTATACATGACCACTCTGTGGATGGTACCGGCCACTTGGGACCATGGTCAGCTTTCCCAGAGGCCAAAGAGCCAAGATGGATATACAACAAGAGTGAGGACaagatgatggaggatCCTCTCAGCGTTTGGGAAAGTGGGATAGATTTCGTAGTCACCGGCGACTATGATCAGTTCCTGGCATTACCTAATAAATGGGTAGAGGTTGCGTCAGTGGAGGGTTTGGATAGTGTAGGACGAAGACCTGGTACGTATAGAGTGGAGGCAAAATGGGGTCGCAAGTTAGCTGTGCTTCAGAGAAGAGAAAACATtcaagaaggatga
- a CDS encoding uncharacterized protein (Similar to SGTC gene model, INSD accession EAL22240.1), producing the protein MSNRLSPSPSSLSNPNASRSPPIKNAKHNRSKSSLPQPKILPFPDLSELRSSRDNSRANTPLSTPAGDRLDITFDQLIMARGNSSDSGTHGRHRSSGSGGRTTPVSAGTSTFLRPTSPPISSPLAITSTRARAFTAPTRPALSPASRSMLVSSPATTRSRDVQDSRLASSSPPRPSTSAPSAPSVAIAPPITPILVTPSSSGPISSNQAVDFVHRPTTPVKTSHHNNHGYGRSHALNHSTSSLLSAPTTSVTPMPSFQPISKHLYKAFLSGTCADVRLVVRKWGVYYNVHKMILSQSSFFSSLFLGGFSEATATPKSSYKGKGKARVDVPAEDWHGESIDLQFDDPNITRAAFEICLSRLYCPFPNLHFPTSLLPTSSHPLTPFFPFITSPPPYPSLQSSLPPNTQLATPRLLLSLLATSVYIGHGHLLREVLAMILRTVGPLTVNQYLSFAVGEGIGDEEWEGQTAEGASGLQDVAKRIPDPSELRSSVMTPMEEEEEEEETVDTCQKSSDSRLSSDSSTKIGQRDPFIQLNGVPYEPSPTGSSTSAQSQHNEFSFASADAADLPHFYGTVGNKIGEACVCWLARWGMDLLRAELETPNPCYRIWAYGGLPARFVRALLSSDLFFVKDEMERYETTRDVLELRRTGWQQELDGKGDLSLADPEVTEQHGWEEWEEDEKEIKLIFAEGIRYCHMTFHDLSSIASNIDPQTALPYAPMSVLQAAHWSAADLRARVTAHERDGNVVGESDDDKNELGLTQTTSSIVEGLRKRRRPAPRSRVTSPMAPWGSSHTSLAATINSISSVTDISGSSLPSLSHSVWYPVPSDETHRIGASGLLSTGSLSTANISGVPDFGPDLVDVLPQEGSKLKPPHGEKNFFGLVSGKATEEEIEEKWINEGGAFAMSHLGLMGSGNGKEDKWTKIEPFRFSVEFWDVDKLGEKERYYSATHFYAGSLFNCYVQMIKRKEKGVQLGIYLHRQSPNESFPTPSAPQMAGGNPLTRTVTSLSTAPAPSTPAMHGQSLGPSTVIPGSPPSATTRFFTSGANQERGNSLATDAPYHDTRSVTKAFFSISCASALGTALIRFTSGPDSFAHSQSWGWKSSALKSEEYLSSIPAVELGESLDEGVMGWTGEVDTEGIGKGNGRSTLRATVVVGIV; encoded by the exons ATGAGCAATCGCCTCTCGCCATCACCCTCCTCGCTGTCCAATCCCAACGCCTCTCGTTCGCCGCCCATCAAGAATGCCAAACACAATCGCTCCAAGTCGAGCCTGCCGCAGCCAAAGATTCTTCCGTTTCCAGACCTGTCAGAACTAAGGTCCTCCAGGGACAACAGCCGCGCCAACactcctctttccactcCAGCTGGCGACCGACTCGACATCACCTTTGACCAGCTCATCATGGCAAGAGGCAACTCCTCAGACAGCGGCACACATGGTAGACACCGCTCCTCTGGTTCTGGCGGCCGCACAACGCCGGTCTCCGCTGGCACATCCACTTTCCTCAGGCCCACTTCACCACCTATCTCCTCGCCGCTGGCAATCACCAGCACAAGAGCGCGAGCTTTTACAGCCCCTACGAGACCCGCTCTCAGCCCTGCATCTAGATCCATGCTCGTCTCGTCTCCGGCCACAACCAGGTCACGCGACGTACAAGATTCGCGCCTTGCTTCGTCCTCGCCACCACGACCGTCGACCTCTGCTCCTTCAGCCCCATCCGTTGCCATCGCACCTCCCATCACCCCCATATTAGTCACTCCTTCGTCTTCTGGACCAATCTCCAGCAATCAGGCCGTCGACTTTGTGCATAGGCCGACAACGCCTGTCAAGACGTCTCACCACAACAATCACGGGTATGGTCGTTCTCATGCCCTCAATCATTCCACATCCTCACTTCTGTCGGCGCCGACAACCTCTGTGACACCCATGCCTTCTTTCCAACCCATCAGCAAACATCTTTACAAGGCGTTTCTCAGTGGGACGTGTGCTGATGTCCGATTGGTGGTGAGGAAGTGGGGAGTGTATTACAACGTCCACAAAATGATTTTGTCTCAATCAA GTTTCTTCAGCTCTCTCTTCCTAGGAGGATTTTCTGAAGCTACCGCTACCCCGAAATCGTCGTACAAAGGCAAAGGCAAAGCAAGAGTCGATGTCCCAGCCGAAGACTGGCACGGAGAGAGCATTGACCTGCAGTTTGATGATCCGAATATTACCAGAGCGGCTTTTGA GATATGTCTGTCGAGACTTTATTGTCCGTTTCCCAATCTTCATTTTCCCACATCGCTCCTTCCCACATcctctcatcctctcaCTCCATTTTTCCCCTTTATAACGTCACCCCCTCCCTATCCTTCTCTTCAATCATCATTGCCACCAAATACGCAGCTGGCCACCCCCCGCCTTCTTTTATCCCTTTTGGCCACCAGTGTGTACATCGGACATGGCCATCTTCTTCGAGAAGTGCTCGCCATGATTCTCAGAACTGTTGGACCGTTGACGGTCAATCAGTATCTGTCATTCGCCGTCGGTGAGGGAATaggtgatgaagaatgGGAAGGACAGACCGCTGAAGGTGCCAGCGGTTTGCAAGATGTTGCCAAACGGATTCCCGACCCTTCCGAGTTGCGGTCATCTGTGATGACCCCtatggaagaggaagaggaagaagaagaaactGTTGATACCTGTCAAAAGTCTAGTGATTCGAGACTCTCGTCCGATTCAAGTACCAAAATTGGCCAACGAGATCCTTTCATTCAACTCAACGGCGTTCCTTATGAACCCTCACCCACCGGCTCCTCTACCTCTGCTCAATCTCAGCATAACGAGTTTTCCTTTGCTAGTGCAGACGCGGCTGATCTACCTCACTTTTACGGTACTGTAGGAAACAAGATTGGTGAAGCTTGTGTCTGTTGGTTGGCAAGGTGGGGTATGGACTTATTGCGAGCCGAGTTGGAGACGCCGAACCCCTGTTATCGCATTTGGGCATATGGGGGTTTACCTGCGCGCTTCGTGCGGGCACTGCTAAGCTCAGATTTGTTCTTTGTAAAAGACGAAATGGAGAGATACGAAACTACAAGAGATGTGTTGGAATTGAGGAGGACCGGGTGGCAGCAAGAACTGGATGGAAAAGGGGATCTTTCTTTGGCCGATCCAGAAGTCACGGAACAGCATGGCTGGGAAGAGTGggaggaggacgagaaAGAGATCAAATTAATTTTCGCTGAAGGGATCAGGTATTGCCATATG ACATTCCATGATCTGTCATCGATCGCTTCCAATATTGATCCCCAAACCGCCCTTCCTTACGCGCCCATGTCTGTACTCCAGGCGGCGCATTGGTCGGCCGCTGATCTTCGGGCTCGTGTGACAGCTCATGAACGAGACGGGAATGTCGTGGGGGAGTCGGATGACGACAAGAACGAACTGGGTCTCACTCAAACCACTTCATCTATCGTTGAAGGGCTGCGCAAACGCCGTAGACCTGCGCCGCGCAGTAGAGTGACCAGTCCCATGGCCCCTTGGGGTTCTTCGCATACTTCTTTAGCTGCCACAATCAATTCTATTTCTTCAGTGACTGATATTTCCGGCTCCTcgcttccttctctctctcatTCTGTGTGGTACCCCGTCCCATCAGATGAGACGCATCGCATCGGGGCCAGCGGTCTTTTGTCAACTGGTTCACTCTCCACTGCGAATATATCTGGCGTCCCCGATTTTGGTCCGGACCTAGTAGACGTTCTTCCTCAAGAAGGTAGCAAGTTGAAACCTCCTCATGGCGAGAAAAATTTCTTTGGATTAGTCAGTGGGAAAGCgactgaagaagaaatcGAAGAGAAGTGGATCAATGAAGGTGGGGCGTTTGCAATGTCACATCTAGGCTTGATGGGAAGCGGGAatggaaaagaagataAATGGACGAAGATTGAGCCCTTTAG GTTTTCGGTTGAGTTCTGGGATGTGGATAAATTAGGTGAAAAAGAACGCTACTATTCCGCCACTCACTTTTACGCTGGATCGTTGTTCAACTG TTATGTTCAAATGataaaaagaaaagaaaaaggggTTCAGCTGGGAATCTATCTTCATCGTCAG TCACCTAATGAGTCATTTCCCACGCCCTCTGCGCCTCAGATGGCAGGTGGGAATCCGTTGACGAGGACGGTTACCAGCCTCTCAACCGCGCCCGCACCATCTACGCCCGCCATGCATGGCCAATCTTTGGGACCGTCCACAGTCATTCCCGGAAGCCCACCCTCTGCGACTACCCGTTTCTTTACGAGCGGCGCCAACCAGGAGCGAGGTAATTCTTTGGCGACTGATGCACCTTATCATGATACCAGATCTGTCACCAAG GcattcttctccatcaGTTGTGCCTCGGCTCTCGGGACTGCCCTCATACGATTCACTTCGGGTCCCGATTCCTTTGCTCATTCTCAGTCATGGGGTTGGAAGTCTTCTGCTCTAAAGTCGGAGGAGTATTTATCTTCGATTCCGGCAGTAGAACTCGGCGAGAGTTTGGACGAAGGCGTAATGGGATGGACCGGTGAGGTTGATACAGAAGGTATAGGAAAAGGCAACGGACGGTCCACATTGAGAGCAACGGTTGTGGTTGGTATAGTCTGA